GAGGGCGGCGGCCGACTCCTCGGCCGGTGCCCGGCACAGCGGCACCGCGCCGCCCGGCGCGGCCTCGGCGTCGCCGTGCAGGCCGCTGTCGGCGTAGCCGAGGGACACGAGCCGGTGCACGCCGAGCACGCGGCACGACTCCTCGAGCTCGAGCATCCGCCGGTCCGCGAGGTGCGCCGACATCGCCGACGACGCGAGGCCGGCGCCGCCGTCGGTCGCCACCACGAGCACCACGCGCTGGCCCTCGGCGGCCGCTCGCGCCATGGTGCCCGCGGTGAGCAGGGCCTCGTCGTCGGGGTGCGCGTGCACGAACACGAGGGTGCGCGCGTCGCTGCCGGTCACCCGCCGATCCTCCCAGACCCCGCGCGCCACCAGCGTCGCGGACCCGTCGCACGTTACTGCCGCAACGCGCGGAATCCGGCACGGGATCCGGTCGTCCGGGCAGTGACGCCGACCTGCGGTCCAGCGGCGGTCGAGCGGATGGCCGGCGGCGGCTCGCGCGCGGGTAGGGTCGCTGACCGTGCGGATCGTCCACATCAGCGACTGCTACCTGCCGCGCCTGGGCGGGATCGAGACGCAGGTCCGCGCCCTCGCCACGCGGCAGGTGCTCGCCGGCCACGACGTCCACGTCGTCACCGCGACGCCGGGCGACGACGTGCGCCGCGGCACCGAGACGCTCGACGGCGTCGTCGTGCACCGCGCCACCGCGCGGATGCCGGCGGACCTGCCGGTGCACCCGCGCGTCACGCGCGTGGTGCGCGACCTGCTCGCCGACGGCGGCGAGGCAGCCGGTGCGGACGCCGTCCACGTGCACGGCGGCGTCGTCTCGCCGTTCGCCTACCCCGGCGCCCGGGTGG
This region of Frankiales bacterium genomic DNA includes:
- a CDS encoding PIG-L family deacetylase, translated to MWTIRTVSDPTRARAAAGHPLDRRWTAGRRHCPDDRIPCRIPRVAAVTCDGSATLVARGVWEDRRVTGSDARTLVFVHAHPDDEALLTAGTMARAAAEGQRVVLVVATDGGAGLASSAMSAHLADRRMLELEESCRVLGVHRLVSLGYADSGLHGDAEAAPGGAVPLCRAPAEESAAALAAVLAEESADVLVTYDPNGGYGHPDHVRVHELGVRAAEIASTPRVFEATVPRDLLLRGIRLASKVYRFPPEFDPTSFERAFTASADITHRVDVRRYAAAKRASMAAHASQATADDGDRTLAAFLRMPMPLYRRVFGTEYYRLRP